TTCCAACATCTCATTCATAAATACCCCTTTTCCAAAGGTATACATATTTGGATATGGTGAAATCTCAAAATATACTTTCTTTCTTTTTTCAATTTTTTCACTTTTATCAGTAATAGTTTTTATATCCTCTTTTATTTTAGATATAACTTTTTCTCCCTCTGGAATTTTTCCAGTTTTTTCCCCTATAATCCTTATAGAAGTATAAATATCTTCAATTGAAGTGATATCAGGAAGATATATAACATCTGTTCCATTCTTTTCCATCAAAGTTACAAAACTATTTCTCTCTGCCTTATTAAATGTTGAAAATATTACTAAATCAGCTTTTAATCCTAACATCTCTTCCATACTTATATTATAAAAGCTAACCTTTGGAATATTTTCTAACCCCTTTACATCAGAGTTTTTATCCATAGCAATTATGTTATCTTTTAATCCTAACTCATACAAAATCTCTGTAATTGCTGGACTTCCAGAAGCTATCCTGCTATATTCCTTTCCAAAACTCAATATTGAAAGAGTGAAAATAGCCACTATTGTAAATAATTTTCTCATAAATTTACCTCACCTTTAATTAAAAATTTTCTCTTGTTTAACTACTTTCTCTTCTAACTCTTCATCATTATAATAAAGAAACTCGTAAACCAACCATTTTAATGAAAGCTTATTAAGAACCTTCATTATTCTATTATCTTCAAATGGGTAGTGATAATCTATCTGTCCAACATACTCATAGATTTTCTTTTTAGCTCTTTCCCTCTCCTCTTGAGATTTTCTATGTTTCTCTATCATCTTAGAAACATACTCTCCAGAAAGTGACCAACTTAAATGAACTCCATAGATATGTTTTTTTAACTCTTCCATCTTATCAATATTTTCAATTATATAATCTATTCCTTCATCTAAATTTTTCAAAGTTAAATTTGTATTTAACATATGGCTTGTATCAAGAATAAACCCAGTATTTTTATACTTTATCTTCTCTAATAAAAGCTCCATCTCTCTTTTTGAATTTAACTTTAATCCTGCCCACCATAAATTCTCTAATAATAGGGTAAAGTGAAAATCTTCATCTCTGAATAGATCGTTCATAAGAGATGCCACGCTCTCTAAAATTTCCTCATCTGTATATGGGAACTGATAGGTAAGACTTCCATCATCATCTACATAACAAGCATGAAATACA
This Fusobacterium varium DNA region includes the following protein-coding sequences:
- a CDS encoding ABC transporter substrate-binding protein, whose amino-acid sequence is MRKLFTIVAIFTLSILSFGKEYSRIASGSPAITEILYELGLKDNIIAMDKNSDVKGLENIPKVSFYNISMEEMLGLKADLVIFSTFNKAERNSFVTLMEKNGTDVIYLPDITSIEDIYTSIRIIGEKTGKIPEGEKVISKIKEDIKTITDKSEKIEKRKKVYFEISPYPNMYTFGKGVFMNEMLEKAGVENIFKDQKGWFIPNLEAIAVKNPDLIFTSTYQLDDPIKELEQRENWRIIKAIKEKKIYHIEKEVVRPSVKVAEMIREIFEISYPELINNR
- a CDS encoding TIM barrel protein, encoding MKKLLNISDFPSDDENLKMMEKYQKKYNFDGFEIIKFDLEKDSSKLKDKIVGYHMRFFPMWMDIYLEKYDMIKEKFPDKMDRFYWCGGDSKEEVIAYYKKDLQRAKELRAEYVVFHACYVDDDGSLTYQFPYTDEEILESVASLMNDLFRDEDFHFTLLLENLWWAGLKLNSKREMELLLEKIKYKNTGFILDTSHMLNTNLTLKNLDEGIDYIIENIDKMEELKKHIYGVHLSWSLSGEYVSKMIEKHRKSQEERERAKKKIYEYVGQIDYHYPFEDNRIMKVLNKLSLKWLVYEFLYYNDEELEEKVVKQEKIFN